Genomic window (Oryzihumus leptocrescens):
CCCTGCCGCTGATCTTCTCGGGGCTGCGATCGGCCGCGCTCCAGGTCATCGCCACCGCCACGATCGCCGCCACGGTCAGCCTCGGCGGCCTGGGGCGCCTCCTCATCGACGGGCTGTCGGTCCAGAACTACGGCAAGGTCGCCTCGGGGGCGATCCTCGTGGCACTGCTCGCGCTCGCGGTCGACCTCCTCTTCGCCCTCGGCCAGCGGTATGCCGTGTCGCCCGGCCTCAGCGGACGGTTCCGTAACACTCCGGCTGCGGATGATGACAGCCGCAGCACCGTCATCGATCCTGCTGTGCACGAGGCCGCGTAGGCCCCAACCAGAAAGAGACACCGATGAAGCGCCCGAAGATCGTCCTCGCCCTGACAGCCTCGGCAGCGATGCTCTCCGTCGCGGCGTGTGGGGGCACCTCCAGCAACCCGCTGTCGACCAACACCGCCGCCGGCGGCAGCTCCGCCTCGGCCAGCGGCAGCATCGTCGTCGGCTCCGCGAACTTCCCCGAGAACCAGCTCCTCGCCGAGATCTACGCCGGCGCCCTCGAGGCCAAGGGGCTCAAGGTCGCCAAGAAGCTCAACATCGGCAGCCGCGAGGTCTACATCCCCGCCCTCCAGCAGGGTGCTATCGACCTCATCCCTGAGTACACCGGCGTCCTGTCGCAGTACTTCAACAAGAACGCCAAGGCGACCGACGCCGACGGGGTCTACAACGAGCTCAAGGCCGCGCTGCCCTCCACCCTCACGGTGCTCGCCAAGTCCGCCGCCGAGGACAAGGACGCGGTCGTCGTCACCAAGGACACGGCGAACAAGTACCACCTCAAGTCCATCGCCGACCTGCAGGCGCACGCCAAGGACCTCACCCTCGGCGGCCCGCCGGAGTGGAAGACCCGCCCCACCGGCGTGCCCGGCC
Coding sequences:
- a CDS encoding ABC transporter substrate-binding protein, giving the protein MKRPKIVLALTASAAMLSVAACGGTSSNPLSTNTAAGGSSASASGSIVVGSANFPENQLLAEIYAGALEAKGLKVAKKLNIGSREVYIPALQQGAIDLIPEYTGVLSQYFNKNAKATDADGVYNELKAALPSTLTVLAKSAAEDKDAVVVTKDTANKYHLKSIADLQAHAKDLTLGGPPEWKTRPTGVPGLKKLYNLDFKSFRALDTGGPLTVNALKNGQVDAADLFTTDPSIAANSFVILDDPKHLFAAQNVVPLITKAKVTDTISSALNAVSAKLDTATLGELVKEVVVDKKDAAVVAKEFLSKNSLG